Within the Drosophila melanogaster chromosome 3R genome, the region CAGTATGTCCAGTATCGGAGCTGTTCTTATTTGGCTGGGTCTTAGAAACTGGTCTTTCCAAAAATGTAGTTGCCAGGCGCATTCACATCCTCGGCGGCGAAGTACTCCTTCCACAAGGCGGCGAACTGCTCCCGGGTGACCTCGCTCTGCCCCTGAGACATCTTCGCAAAGGCTTCCTCACACTCGGTCTTCTCCAGGCCATAGCTGGAGCAGACCAGCGTGAATTCGGTCACATCGATGCCTCCATCGTGCGAGGCATCCTCCAGGTCGAACATGAAGTTCATGTAGGCATTCTGCCAGTCCATCACGCTGCTGGGATCCTTGGCATAGGCGTCCCACATGTTGCACCACTCGTCCACGCTGACCTGGAAGAGCCATAATGGGATGA harbors:
- the Scp2 gene encoding sarcoplasmic calcium-binding protein 2 gives rise to the protein MSISDFRKKKLLFLFNVFFDVNQSGEIDVKDFELAIERVCQLRGWQKDTPKNKETYDLMMEIWTGLRSKADKDNDGQVSVDEWCNMWDAYAKDPSSVMDWQNAYMNFMFDLEDASHDGGIDVTEFTLVCSSYGLEKTECEEAFAKMSQGQSEVTREQFAALWKEYFAAEDVNAPGNYIFGKTSF